In Bacillus solimangrovi, a single genomic region encodes these proteins:
- a CDS encoding GNAT family N-acetyltransferase translates to MNSTAMIVGVATHPEHRGNGLVSMVMESLLIEVLKEGKVVGLLYDNPHAGGLYKKLGFQDIGKWVIYKIE, encoded by the coding sequence TTGAACTCGACAGCGATGATTGTAGGGGTAGCCACTCATCCAGAACATAGAGGAAATGGTCTTGTTAGTATGGTTATGGAATCTTTATTAATCGAAGTTTTAAAAGAAGGGAAAGTAGTAGGGTTGCTTTATGATAATCCTCACGCTGGTGGTCTATATAAGAAGTTAGGTTTTCAAGATATAGGTAAGTGGGTTATTTATAAAATAGAGTAG